A window from Citrus sinensis cultivar Valencia sweet orange chromosome 5, DVS_A1.0, whole genome shotgun sequence encodes these proteins:
- the LOC107174897 gene encoding protein MIZU-KUSSEI 1, whose protein sequence is MRMMIDLGRERERERERGGRLHMSYIMDSTPTSVDCGSREVRFRRSFRSIVECMVPACCGGFQQHPSVSVSDDETHTPAASASAQLYSTDSDDITTACTSGKRNTNSSNSNTSTTTTHDDRHESSFNATTARSITGTFFGYRKGRVSFCLQYDTRSSPLLLLEFTVPTAYLAREMQHGLLRIALVSSSSSSSSSCSSSLFSVPVWSMYCNGRKVGFAIRRHVTQTDASVLSLMHSVSVGAGVLPPPPTSCSQHGHPHNGELLMYLRASFHRVVGSLHSQSFHMINPEGSSAQELSIFLLRS, encoded by the coding sequence ATGAGGATGATGATCGACTTGGGAagggaaagagaaagagaaagagaaagaggcGGCCGTCTTCATATGAGTTATATAATGGACAGCACTCCTACCTCGGTGGACTGTGGCAGCAGAGAAGTCAGATTTCGGAGATCATTTCGTTCCATAGTGGAGTGCATGGTCCCAGCTTGTTGCGGCGGCTTCCAGCAGCACCCTTCAGTTTCTGTTTCAGACGACGAGACTCACACACCTGCAGCTTCTGCTTCTGCACAACTTTATTCAACCGATTCCGACGACATTACTACAGCTTGTACTAGTggtaaaagaaatactaataGTTCTAACTCTAATACTAGTACTACAACTACTCATGATGATCGTCATGAATCATCCTTCAACGCCACCACCGCAAGATCAATAACAGGCACCTTCTTTGGGTACCGCAAAGGCCGCGTCAGCTTCTGCCTGCAATACGACACTCGCAGCTCCCCTCTCCTCCTCCTTGAATTCACCGTCCCCACGGCTTACCTCGCCAGAGAGATGCAGCACGGCCTCCTACGCATAGCACTTGTAtcatcctcatcctcatcctcatcatcatgCTCCTCCTCTCTCTTCAGCGTCCCCGTTTGGTCCATGTACTGCAACGGAAGGAAGGTGGGCTTCGCCATTAGAAGGCATGTGACGCAGACGGATGCCTCTGTCCTCAGCCTTATGCACTCTGTTTCTGTCGGTGCTGGGGTCTTGCCTCCCCCTCCCACCAGCTGCTCTCAACATGGCCATCCTCATAATGGTGAACTTCTCATGTATTTACGTGCTTCTTTCCACAGGGTTGTTGGTTCCCTTCACTCCCAGTCCTTTCACATGATTAATCCTGAGGGCAGCTCCGCTCAGGAGCTTAGTATTTTTCTGTTAAGATCATAG